In Acropora muricata isolate sample 2 chromosome 13, ASM3666990v1, whole genome shotgun sequence, the DNA window AATCGGCGATCGTTTTCAGAATTGTTAAAGATGGAGTGACCCGGATTCTCAGTGATTCACACAAATACTTCGAATTCTTGTCCTTAAGCGCTGCAAAAGGAACCAACCATAGGTGACCTTCGGGAACAATAACAAGTTCGTCTCCATCAATAGAATCAGCCATTGGTCCGATGAGGAAGTCATACAGTGATCTCAAGCCATCTGATTGGATGTGTTCATGACTAGCGTGTGTCTGAGAAGACATCTCATGTTCGCCTCTTTCATCCTTTTCCTCATCCAACGACCGATCTTCACACCTAATTCCTGTTTCTGATCTGACACCAATGTCGGTGAGAAGAGTCTTCATTAGTGAACAAAAGAAAGCCGTGGAGTCAACGTCGCTGGTTTTTTCACCCTTGACATCAACGAGAAGTCCTCCTCGAATAAGCCATGAAACGACGGTTTTGTGTGTCACAGCGAAAAAGATTGCATGTGACGGAATGCTCAATGTTTCCAATAAAATGACTTCCGGTGCAGATGACTCATCGTGATCGTCAGTTGGTGTGGAGAGTCCATAGTTGTATTCCATGAGGTCTTTCAACGCTTGCGTTCGACCCTGCTCAGCAGCTGACAAAGCCTCGTCAATTTTTTCTAGTTTTATCAACACAAACCAAAGCCTTGTGTAAGGGGATTGGTGAAGATGACGTAGATTAATTTTCCACTCATCCCTGAAATGCAGACGAGCTCTGACATTATTAAGCAGCTTAACACTTGACTTGAAGTGAGCAAGCGCCTCAAGATGAGATCCTTGTATTTCATACATCATACCAAGATTGTTGTTGGCACGAATTTCCCCAAAAATGTCTTTTATCTCCTTTGCAATTTCCAATTGACGTTTAAAGTAATGGACGGCGTTGTGAGAATCTTGGAGCCCTTCGTATGCAACGCCAAGATTACCAAGTGCACATGCTACTTGCAATTTGTCATCCCGCTTTTGGGCGACCTCAATGTGAAGCTTGTGGAACTCAACAGCCTTTTCAAAATCTCCAAGACAATCATAATCGTTTccaagatttccatacgctTTTCCTATTTCTTCTACATCGTCCTGCTCTTTAGCAATTTTGAGACTGAGTTCGTGATAATGAATGGCTTCTCTGTGATTCATGAGCTTTTGAGAGTCGTTGCCTAAGTTTTGATAAGCGATCCCTTCGGCCGTTTTATTTCCCACTCTTTGGGCAAAATAAAGTTGCAGTTCGTGATGCTTTTTGGCTTTTTTCCAATCCCCAAGAACCTGGTAAACATTTCCTAGATTACCGTTCGCAGACCTTTCTCTGGTCAGGTCTCCGATCTCTCGAGAGATATTCAAACAGGCCTCATAACATTGGACAGCGTCTTCAATATCACCACGATCTttataactgttaccaagagcTTCATATGCTGCTACCTGTCCAATCTTGCAGTCCTCTGATTTGAAAATGTCCAGAGCAAGGGTTTGGTAATGAACTGCTCTTTTCAAGTCACTTAGACTGTGATAATCCCGACCAAGGGAAACGTACAAATATCCCACAGTAATTTTGTCGCCTACGTCCCTTGCTATTTCCAAACTGCGTTCGTGAAAGGCGAGAGCCTTCTTGGAATCTCCGAGACACCTGTAAACGTCTCCAAGGTTACCGCTCGCTTTTCCTTGCTCACTAATGTTTCCTGTTTGTCTTGCTATTTCCAGGTGGAGTTGATGATATTTAAGTGCCTGTGCGTAATTTCCCATATTATTATAGCTGCTTCCCAGGTTAGCGCAGACTCTTCCTTCTTCTGCCTTGTTTCCCACCTCCTTGCAAATATCCAAGCACAACGAATGATAATAAATTGCCTTTTTTAAATCATTGCGACTGAGGTAGTCTGCGCCGAGAAAATTGTATGCTCTGACCTCGGCATTTCTGTCGCCTGTCTCTTGACTGAATTTGAGGAAAAACTCGTGGTTGTTAATGGCCTTCTCTATGTCACCAAGGCGAAGATAGTCAAGTCCAAGATTCGCATACACCGTAGTTTCTCCAACCTTGTCGCCCACTTCTTGCGCGACATTTAATTGGAGTTTGTGATAATGAACAGCGCGTTTGAGATCTCCCAAACCAAAGTAATCGTTTCCAAGGCTCCCATAAGCGTTCCCCTGTCCAGTTTTGTTGTCCACTTCTTTGGCAATTTCAAGACTCAAATTGTGATAGTAGATTGCCCTTTTATAATCACCTATTTCGTGATGAGCATTTCCAAGATTACCGCAAGCACTTCCCTCTTGAAGACGATCTCCCAACTCCTTAGTTATGTTTAGATGAAACTCGTGGTAAACGATGGCTTGTTTCAAGTTCCCCCGGTCCAGCTCAGCATTACCAAGATGACTATAAGCGAATCCTTGTTCCTTGCGTTGTCTCAATTCTTTAGCCATTTTGAGTTCGAGTTCGTACAAGTTTATAGCCTCATTAATTCTCCCAGATTTCCGGTACTTATGCCCGATATCGGCATAGAGGATCCGCTGAAGGGGTTTGTTTCCCGTCTCTGCAGCAATCTGTATCAGAGCCTCGGGTTTTTCAAGGAGGTATGGGCCGTGATTTTCTACCCCGTCTCCATTTGCTCCCCTGCTCTTGAAACTTTCCTGTGAAAACAGATGATAAAACTTTTAATTTGTAATGATAGTTGTTTCGCAACGCGTTGAGAAACAAATGATTTCTAGGTAGGCGTCGAACCTCCGACCTCCACAATGCTGGCCGGGTGTTCTCACCACTGAGTTGCAAGAACTCCTCGCGAGCAAAATCTCTTAAACAAGTTCTTATCACGCAGTATTGCCGGGAAGCTATGTCAAGAAGAAATCAATTAAGTCATTTCATTACTCCTTcagaattgtttttgtttcttcctTGTTCTTAGAGTCCTTTCAAAGAAAGAGTTAGGCTGCTTGCATCGAGACATTTATTGGGCATCCCACAAGAAGATTTCTTACATTATTTTATAACTGGTAATACTAAAGAATCCCGGTAACTCAAACTTTCAggggaaacaaaaaaataaaataaaaaaattgccaaCCACCGAACAAAAGAGCCTTTTGTTTCGCCAGCCAATAAGGCAAAACCAATATCGAAATCTTCATCGTCTCAGATGATTAACAAGAAGTTTTCCTCTGGAAGGTGTCTTGCTGTATATACGTACATGCCCAAATACACTTAATAAAAATTTTAAGAACTTTGAAACAGACTTACACGAAGATTACATGTGTCAAATACTTTCCGACCAAAATAATCACCTTAACATTTCTTTGTGCTTCTATTGCCTCACTCTTCAAATCCATCAACTTTTTGTTATTCTGGTAAAGCTTCTCAAAgttaaataaaataacatttgaaaatgtaatttctgcAGGGCAGTGTGGTCAATAAAATCAAATCAGTAGGGGAGGATATGAGTAGGGTCAAAACCCTTACTCTTTCGCCTCCCTCTATGTCGCGTCTGTCAAAcgccaaggaaaacgtcactttatgAGTATTTTGCCATTATCCcgttttgtttgcattttatcACGCTGGCGAGGTACAATGCAACTGCAATGGAATTCGCGCCCCTGAATTAAATTCAGAGAATTACGATTTACTAACTTTTTGCTCAAGATGACGTCAAAACCGGAAATGTGGTATTTTCAAGtagttgttttgcagaggacagcacgATTCTTTTTcctcgctcgaccaatcaaattctcacTTTCTGGCGATTTGGTCATGATCTCTGAAAGCGTTTGCAATTTTCACCGCCAAAGTAAGCTCGCATTATTCctctttcaaatgaaaaactACCATGCAGGCAACTCTTCGAATTCACTTTTCTAAAGTTTGAAACCTAATCTGAAGCCTCGTAGGATAATGAAAGCCATTTGGATCTCTGCCAATGCTTTCTCACCAGTCACCTTAAACGAAAGGCAAAACAAGCGTGACACGCGAGGTTAAGGAAATTTGTCATTCGTTGTGTGGGTGTGTTTGTGGGTCGAATCGAAGAGAGCGAACAAAAGCGCGTCTACAGGcgttatttttctttcacctCTGCCCTCGCGTGTCTCGCACGTTGCACCGCAAACCCAATGACCTGTTGCACAGGGTACTTTACTCAAAGCTTTTTTCTATGTAAGTATGTGCACATGCGCAATCTTCGTTTCACTTTGTTTCTAAGTAGGATGGCGATGTCTAAAGTGTTCCAGAAATCACAAAAGGATACTGCCAAGCCTTTGTCACACCACGTGACGGCTTCTTCATACATTCCAAGCTTCATACAAGCACTTGCTCCTAACAATAACGACAAAACACAACCGTAAATGAGCTACACTGCAAAGAAACTattccatagaaatttccacaACTTTACAGAGCTGTCATAGGATTCCCTGAAGCTTTCCTCAAATGAATACAACAGTGGCTTGCTGTCTAGTCATACATTAGTGGacttaattttcagtttttcgcCACCATGTTGCTGACTGCAGGCGAGAGAGTTTAGGGGGTAGGGAGAAAATAACTTTTGCTCTACCCCTCCTCCCCACTCCCCATCCCTTTCGCCTGATAGCAACAACACATCGGCATAATTACACAAAGTCAAACTCTCTTTGCAAAAATGCGCTAGTACTTATGGAATGGCATATGTATCGAAAATACTTGTACGTCATATTGTATACAACTCAGTTGCATTTAAAACTCACATAAAATTTGTTATTGAAGCTAAAACTTAGTTATTCCGGCAATGATTGCCGTCGAACATAAAACTTGTTTATATATAAAGAAATTTGTTGCTGTATAACTATGTAAAATTGTTTCCAATCTAACCTTGCTGCcgataaagcaaaaatttgtgGTTAAGAAAAAAACTTGTCGCAATATAAATACAATTGAGAAAAGGCAAGACAGTGGAaggaatatatattattttgtccaatattcCGAGTCATCAAGGtgttacaaattgtggcttTCGATCGGAAAGTAGTTcgtttcaatttttcaattgtAAGGAGCCAGTTTCCGAGAGTCAcagtttgtaacaccctgacgaagaaaactatttaa includes these proteins:
- the LOC136895517 gene encoding tetratricopeptide repeat protein 28-like, encoding MAEGANTSIQEFDDETLRAITEVYKEEGNSAYKEKEFHRAVDFYTQGLETKCKDDELNAKLYSNRATAHFYMGKYCETLADARAALQLRPNYIKAIERGASACMKLGMYEEAVTWCDKGLALYQNNKKLMDLKSEAIEAQRNVKESFKSRGANGDGVENHGPYLLEKPEALIQIAAETGNKPLQRILYADIGHKYRKSGRINEAINLYELELKMAKELRQRKEQGFAYSHLGNAELDRGNLKQAIVYHEFHLNITKELGDRLQEGSACGNLGNAHHEIGDYKRAIYYHNLSLEIAKEVDNKTGQGNAYGSLGNDYFGLGDLKRAVHYHKLQLNVAQEVGDKVGETTVYANLGLDYLRLGDIEKAINNHEFFLKFSQETGDRNAEVRAYNFLGADYLSRNDLKKAIYYHSLCLDICKEVGNKAEEGRVCANLGSSYNNMGNYAQALKYHQLHLEIARQTGNISEQGKASGNLGDVYRCLGDSKKALAFHERSLEIARDVGDKITVGYLYVSLGRDYHSLSDLKRAVHYQTLALDIFKSEDCKIGQVAAYEALGNSYKDRGDIEDAVQCYEACLNISREIGDLTRERSANGNLGNVYQVLGDWKKAKKHHELQLYFAQRVGNKTAEGIAYQNLGNDSQKLMNHREAIHYHELSLKIAKEQDDVEEIGKAYGNLGNDYDCLGDFEKAVEFHKLHIEVAQKRDDKLQVACALGNLGVAYEGLQDSHNAVHYFKRQLEIAKEIKDIFGEIRANNNLGMMYEIQGSHLEALAHFKSSVKLLNNVRARLHFRDEWKINLRHLHQSPYTRLWFVLIKLEKIDEALSAAEQGRTQALKDLMEYNYGLSTPTDDHDESSAPEVILLETLSIPSHAIFFAVTHKTVVSWLIRGGLLVDVKGEKTSDVDSTAFFCSLMKTLLTDIGVRSETGIRCEDRSLDEEKDERGEHEMSSQTHASHEHIQSDGLRSLYDFLIGPMADSIDGDELVIVPEGHLWLVPFAALKDKNSKYLCESLRIRVTPSLTILKTIADCPADYHNKDGALLVGDPWVQEIVIGKKKKLEQLPCAKQEVEMIGQILNTKPLTGREATKKEVLKRLSSVALVHIAAHGRMATGEIALCPNPDRTSERPKQADYLLTITDVLEVKLRAQLVVLSCCHSGRGEVKAEGVVGIARAFLGAGARSVLVSLWAIDDAATLEFMKEFYQQLAEGKSASEALSRAMKSMRESADFSEVKYWAPFVLIGDDVTLDFGGGHE